Proteins encoded in a region of the Saccharothrix ecbatanensis genome:
- the trxB gene encoding thioredoxin-disulfide reductase: MSDVRNLIVVGSGPAGYTAAVYAARAQLEPLVFEGSQYGGALMTTTEVENYPGFRDGIMGPDLMEQMREQAKRFGGELRSEDVESVELDGPVKYVTANGQRYAARAVVLAMGAAARYLHVPGEQELLGRGVSACATCDGFFFRDQDIAVIGGGDSAMEEATFLTKFARTVTIIHRREEFRASKIMLERARSNEKIKWLLNAEVVEVLGSGSVSGVTTRDTRTGDVTEHAFTGFFVAIGHDPRSELVKGQVEVDGEGYVQVVGRTTHTNVDGVFAAGDLVDHTYRQAITAAGSGCAAAIDAERWLAEHGSEEASIASEHVGGGYGDPVSTS; the protein is encoded by the coding sequence GTGTCGGACGTTCGGAACCTGATCGTCGTGGGATCGGGGCCCGCCGGGTACACCGCGGCGGTCTACGCCGCGCGGGCCCAGCTCGAACCGCTGGTGTTCGAGGGCTCGCAGTACGGCGGCGCGCTGATGACCACGACCGAAGTCGAGAACTACCCCGGTTTCCGCGACGGCATCATGGGCCCCGACCTCATGGAGCAGATGAGGGAGCAGGCCAAGCGCTTCGGCGGCGAGCTGCGCTCCGAGGACGTGGAGTCGGTGGAGCTCGACGGCCCGGTCAAGTACGTCACCGCCAACGGTCAGCGGTACGCCGCCCGCGCGGTCGTGCTGGCCATGGGCGCGGCGGCGCGCTACCTGCACGTCCCCGGTGAGCAGGAGCTGCTCGGCCGCGGCGTGTCGGCGTGCGCGACGTGCGACGGCTTCTTCTTCCGCGACCAGGACATCGCCGTGATCGGCGGCGGCGACTCGGCGATGGAGGAGGCGACGTTCCTGACCAAGTTCGCCCGGACCGTCACGATCATCCACCGCCGCGAGGAGTTCCGCGCCTCCAAGATCATGCTGGAGCGCGCGCGGAGCAACGAGAAGATCAAGTGGCTGCTGAACGCCGAGGTGGTCGAGGTGCTGGGCAGCGGTTCGGTGTCCGGCGTGACGACCCGCGACACGCGGACCGGCGACGTGACCGAGCACGCGTTCACCGGATTCTTCGTCGCCATCGGCCACGACCCGCGCAGTGAGCTGGTCAAGGGCCAGGTCGAGGTGGACGGCGAGGGTTACGTCCAGGTCGTCGGCCGGACGACGCACACGAACGTGGACGGCGTGTTCGCCGCGGGCGACCTCGTCGACCACACCTACCGCCAGGCGATCACCGCCGCCGGGTCGGGCTGCGCCGCCGCGATCGACGCGGAGCGCTGGCTCGCCGAACACGGGTCCGAAGAGGCCTCGATCGCGTCCGAGCACGTCGGCGGCGGCTACGGCGACCCCGTCTCCACCAGCTGA
- the trxA gene encoding thioredoxin, with protein sequence MAGSTVVTSAKTFAEDVLTSEKPVLVDFWATWCGPCKMVAPVLEEIAAEHAEKITVAKLDIDANPSIARDYQIMSVPTLILFQGGVPVKQIVGAKPKAALLKDLSDVL encoded by the coding sequence ATGGCAGGGTCCACCGTGGTCACGTCCGCCAAGACGTTCGCCGAAGACGTGCTGACCAGCGAGAAGCCGGTTCTGGTCGACTTCTGGGCGACCTGGTGCGGCCCGTGCAAGATGGTCGCCCCGGTGCTGGAGGAGATCGCCGCCGAGCACGCCGAGAAGATCACCGTCGCCAAGCTCGACATCGACGCGAACCCGTCGATCGCGCGGGACTACCAGATCATGTCGGTGCCGACCCTGATCCTGTTCCAGGGTGGTGTCCCGGTGAAGCAGATCGTGGGCGCCAAGCCGAAGGCCGCGTTGCTGAAGGACCTCTCCGACGTCCTGTGA
- a CDS encoding N-acetylmuramoyl-L-alanine amidase, producing MPLLRRGDFGPDVAEVRATLTKLGLLSDPQPSQVFDLPVEHAVRAFQQRRGLITDGVVGPATYRALRDATYRLGDRPLAFLMAQPVTGDDVSALQERLLELGYDAGRANGEFGHQTELALRSFQRDYGLIVDGMCGPDTVRALRQLQPKVRGGRPVFLREQERVRRAGPRLSGKRIIIDPGHGGDDRGVEVDGVSEADVMLDLGRLLEGKMAATGMEALLTRGPNNNPDEGERARFANEAGADLILSLHADRNASPLASGVATFHFGTGNGTSSTVGEALAGFIQREIVARTGMLDCRTHPKTWDMLRMTRCTAVRVEVGYLTNDGDRQRLANPSFRDVVAEGILVAVKRLYLLGKDDQPTGTFTLDDLLRHEVATGKIR from the coding sequence ATGCCGCTACTCCGCCGCGGGGATTTCGGTCCGGACGTCGCCGAGGTCAGGGCAACGCTGACGAAGCTCGGTCTGCTGTCCGATCCGCAGCCGTCCCAGGTGTTCGACCTGCCGGTCGAGCATGCTGTGCGCGCGTTCCAGCAGCGGCGGGGTCTGATCACCGACGGTGTCGTCGGCCCGGCCACCTACCGCGCGCTGCGCGACGCGACTTACCGCCTCGGCGACCGGCCGTTGGCGTTCCTGATGGCGCAGCCGGTGACCGGTGACGACGTGTCGGCCCTCCAGGAGCGCCTGCTGGAGCTGGGTTACGACGCCGGGCGGGCCAACGGCGAGTTCGGTCACCAGACCGAGCTGGCCCTGCGGAGCTTCCAGCGTGACTACGGGCTGATCGTGGACGGCATGTGCGGTCCCGACACGGTGCGTGCGCTGCGCCAGTTGCAGCCCAAGGTGCGCGGCGGCCGGCCGGTGTTCCTGCGCGAGCAGGAGCGGGTGCGGCGGGCCGGGCCGAGGCTGTCCGGGAAGCGCATCATCATCGACCCGGGTCACGGCGGCGACGACCGCGGTGTCGAGGTCGACGGCGTGTCCGAGGCCGACGTCATGCTCGACCTGGGTCGGCTGCTCGAAGGCAAGATGGCCGCCACCGGGATGGAGGCCCTGCTCACGCGCGGGCCGAACAACAACCCGGACGAGGGCGAGCGGGCGCGGTTCGCGAACGAGGCGGGCGCCGACCTGATCCTGTCGCTGCACGCCGACCGCAACGCGTCGCCGTTGGCGTCCGGGGTGGCGACGTTCCACTTCGGGACGGGCAACGGCACGTCGTCCACGGTCGGTGAGGCGCTGGCCGGGTTCATCCAGCGGGAGATCGTGGCGCGGACCGGGATGCTGGACTGCCGGACGCACCCGAAGACGTGGGACATGCTCCGGATGACCCGCTGCACGGCGGTGCGCGTCGAGGTCGGCTACCTGACCAACGACGGCGACCGGCAGCGGCTGGCGAACCCGTCGTTCCGGGACGTGGTGGCCGAGGGCATCCTGGTCGCGGTGAAGCGGCTGTACCTGTTGGGCAAGGACGACCAGCCGACCGGCACGTTCACGCTGGACGACCTGCTGCGGCACGAAGTGGCCACCGGCAAGATCCGCTGA
- a CDS encoding helix-turn-helix domain-containing protein, whose translation MGLRSTPLRLTTVRTRELGEELRQARVRTRARAEKVSRSLGWSASKLSRIEHGERGVDDLDLGSLLGQLNVDIATRERIRFLAGERDLGSFLRSHDGTLSDNLLSLIIHERAALTMHKYEPMVIPGLLQTVDYARTMIELNGVETPDEVQPLVEARMRRQTVLTSQNPPGAVFYIHEVSLLRGVGGNKVMHDQAMRLRFMCDWPRLVLRVIPMSAPGHPVLAAGFNLMTFARPVKPVAYAETDVATVFTEAPESIKHYERKRKVLASLALDAEESRFVFAHWADFYDLREDRDVEGSDVA comes from the coding sequence ATGGGACTGCGATCGACGCCGTTGCGGCTGACCACCGTGCGCACCAGGGAGTTGGGCGAGGAGCTTCGGCAGGCGAGGGTCCGGACCAGGGCACGAGCCGAGAAGGTGTCCCGGTCGCTGGGCTGGTCGGCGAGCAAGCTCAGCCGGATCGAGCACGGCGAGCGCGGCGTCGACGACCTGGACCTCGGTTCTCTCCTCGGCCAGCTGAATGTCGACATAGCGACCCGAGAGCGCATCCGGTTCCTGGCCGGCGAACGGGACCTCGGCAGCTTCCTGAGGTCCCACGACGGAACGCTCTCCGACAACCTGCTGAGCTTGATCATCCACGAGCGCGCCGCCCTGACCATGCACAAGTACGAGCCCATGGTGATCCCCGGCTTGCTGCAAACCGTCGACTACGCGCGAACGATGATCGAACTCAACGGTGTCGAAACCCCGGACGAGGTGCAACCGCTGGTCGAGGCGCGGATGAGGCGCCAGACTGTGCTGACCTCCCAGAACCCGCCGGGGGCGGTGTTCTACATCCATGAGGTCAGCCTGCTTCGCGGCGTCGGCGGCAACAAGGTCATGCACGACCAGGCGATGCGGTTGAGGTTCATGTGCGACTGGCCTCGGCTGGTCCTGCGAGTGATCCCGATGTCGGCGCCCGGCCACCCCGTGCTCGCCGCCGGGTTCAACCTGATGACCTTCGCGCGACCGGTGAAGCCGGTCGCCTACGCCGAAACAGACGTCGCCACCGTCTTCACCGAGGCTCCGGAGTCGATCAAGCACTACGAACGCAAGCGGAAGGTGCTCGCAAGCCTCGCTCTTGATGCGGAAGAATCGCGGTTCGTGTTCGCCCATTGGGCGGACTTCTACGACCTTCGAGAGGACCGCGATGTCGAAGGCTCCGACGTGGCGTAA
- a CDS encoding DUF397 domain-containing protein — protein sequence MSKAPTWRKSSYSTGGQQDCVEVAHTEPGVAVRDSKNTGPTLTFPESTWHAFLTCQNF from the coding sequence ATGTCGAAGGCTCCGACGTGGCGTAAGAGCAGCTACAGCACCGGCGGCCAGCAGGACTGCGTCGAGGTCGCCCACACCGAGCCGGGCGTGGCCGTCCGGGACTCGAAGAACACCGGCCCGACCCTGACGTTCCCTGAGAGCACCTGGCACGCGTTCCTCACTTGCCAGAACTTCTGA
- a CDS encoding prevent-host-death family protein, with translation MTTEVQWSQLQRDPKSVAALADEGDVRVRRRDGADLLLTREDRVQSASEGSVSAARALRNVLAHLPHDVAAKALLDEFPWVDVLPDNEKAEFVADFARAFQASAELGEWSVLAQTVREWRSTAAIHADPVLAAQLTGPVDDDFGPVPAPTES, from the coding sequence ATGACGACCGAGGTGCAGTGGAGCCAGCTCCAGCGCGATCCCAAAAGCGTCGCCGCCCTCGCGGATGAAGGGGATGTCCGGGTCCGCCGCCGCGATGGCGCCGACCTGCTGTTGACACGTGAGGATCGTGTGCAGTCCGCTTCGGAGGGCTCGGTATCCGCGGCACGGGCGCTGAGGAACGTACTGGCGCACCTGCCGCACGACGTCGCCGCGAAGGCGTTGCTGGACGAGTTCCCCTGGGTCGACGTCCTTCCTGACAATGAGAAGGCCGAGTTCGTTGCGGATTTCGCGCGCGCGTTCCAGGCGTCCGCCGAACTCGGCGAGTGGTCGGTGTTGGCGCAGACCGTCCGGGAATGGCGGAGCACTGCGGCCATCCACGCGGATCCGGTCTTGGCCGCGCAGCTCACCGGCCCGGTGGACGACGACTTCGGGCCCGTCCCCGCCCCAACGGAAAGCTGA
- a CDS encoding ArsR/SmtB family transcription factor, with the protein MDKVFKALADDTRRYLLDRLHEENGQTLGELCARVGMTRQSLTQHLGVLEAANLVTTVRRGREKLHYLNPVPLHEVQERWIDKFERPRLRLLSDVKRRAEEPVKPDFVYVTYIESTPERVWEALTDADVTAEYWGRRNISDWQVGSTWSHRRVDGSEVDDVVGEVVEADPPRRLVVTWADPAEPSATSTVTFRVEPHGAIVRLTVTHAGLAEAESAQAASGWAAVLSNLKSLLETGHVLPGIPWKAPVG; encoded by the coding sequence GTGGACAAGGTCTTCAAAGCCCTGGCCGACGACACCCGCCGCTACCTGCTGGACCGGCTCCACGAGGAGAACGGGCAAACGCTTGGCGAGCTGTGCGCGCGCGTCGGCATGACCAGGCAGTCGCTCACCCAGCACCTGGGCGTGCTGGAGGCGGCGAACCTGGTCACCACGGTCCGCCGTGGCCGGGAGAAGTTGCACTACCTCAACCCCGTGCCGCTGCACGAGGTGCAGGAGCGGTGGATCGACAAGTTCGAGCGGCCCCGGTTGAGGCTGCTCAGTGACGTGAAACGACGAGCGGAGGAACCGGTGAAGCCGGATTTCGTGTACGTGACGTACATCGAGAGCACGCCCGAGCGGGTGTGGGAGGCGTTGACCGACGCCGATGTGACGGCCGAGTACTGGGGGCGGCGCAACATCTCCGACTGGCAGGTCGGCTCGACGTGGTCGCACCGGCGCGTCGACGGGTCGGAGGTGGACGACGTGGTGGGCGAGGTCGTCGAGGCCGACCCGCCGCGCCGCCTGGTGGTCACGTGGGCCGACCCGGCCGAGCCGTCGGCGACGTCCACCGTGACGTTCCGCGTCGAGCCGCACGGGGCGATCGTGCGGCTGACCGTGACGCACGCCGGGCTGGCCGAGGCGGAGAGCGCGCAGGCGGCGTCCGGCTGGGCGGCGGTGCTGTCGAACCTGAAGTCGCTGCTGGAGACCGGGCACGTGCTGCCGGGAATCCCGTGGAAGGCGCCCGTGGGCTGA
- a CDS encoding GNAT family N-acetyltransferase, whose amino-acid sequence MSRRVVGVTLDNLEHLSKHARTCVFWELAPHLKEQAEEFGDTEFEKEAWVSSVLLEWGSCGRIIYVDGIPAGSAFYAPPAAVPRSLAFPTSPASADAVLMTGVEVLPEFRGGGLGRVLVQTVAKDLTRRGVKAIEAFGDNRPDEGPQCCVTPADFLLQVGFKTVRPHPRWPRLRLELRSASSWKEDVEAALEQLLNSVTVSTAEPSFRPV is encoded by the coding sequence GTGTCGCGTCGTGTTGTGGGCGTCACCTTGGACAACCTGGAGCACCTGTCCAAACATGCGCGGACGTGTGTGTTCTGGGAGCTCGCGCCGCACCTGAAGGAGCAGGCCGAGGAGTTCGGGGACACCGAGTTCGAGAAGGAAGCCTGGGTCTCCAGCGTGCTGCTGGAGTGGGGCTCCTGCGGCCGGATCATCTACGTCGACGGGATACCCGCCGGTTCCGCCTTCTACGCGCCGCCGGCGGCCGTGCCCCGTTCGTTGGCGTTCCCCACGTCACCGGCCAGCGCCGACGCGGTGCTGATGACGGGCGTGGAGGTGCTGCCGGAGTTCCGCGGCGGCGGCCTCGGCCGGGTGCTGGTGCAGACGGTGGCGAAGGACCTCACCAGGCGTGGCGTGAAGGCGATCGAGGCGTTCGGCGACAACCGGCCGGACGAAGGCCCTCAGTGTTGCGTCACGCCGGCCGACTTCCTGTTGCAGGTGGGCTTCAAGACGGTCCGTCCCCACCCCCGCTGGCCGCGGTTGCGGCTCGAGCTGCGCAGCGCGTCCTCCTGGAAGGAAGACGTGGAGGCGGCGCTGGAGCAGCTGCTCAACTCGGTGACTGTTTCCACCGCGGAGCCGAGCTTCCGACCCGTGTGA
- a CDS encoding aminotransferase-like domain-containing protein: protein MNLPGQPPKQGARSLDPHLRRYAARTAGMTASEIRALFAVASRPEVVSLAGGMPHLAALPLDSLSAEVADVIATEGLVALQYGSAHGVPELREQICEVMALEGINAHPDDVVVTVGSQMGLDMVTRIFCDPGDVVLAEGPSYVGALGSFAAYQAQVVHVGMDADGLMPEALREAIASVERAGRRIKFLYTIPNFHNPAGVTLAVQRRAEVLDICRTHGILVVEDNPYGLLGFDGTTYPALRASDPDNVVYLGSFSKTFAAGLRVGWVLAPHAVREKLVLAAESATLCPPTLNQLIVSRYLSTHDWKGQIKTYREAYRERRDAAISSLEQHMPLGSTWNKPTGGFYVWVTVPEGIDTKAMLPRAITQRVAYASGTGFYADGLGSRQLRISYCYPTPERIREGVRRLANVIKDEIELHETFGPTVGRAVSGPHSPSPDTA from the coding sequence GTGAACCTACCCGGACAGCCTCCCAAGCAGGGAGCCAGAAGCCTTGATCCCCACCTGCGCCGGTACGCGGCGCGGACGGCGGGCATGACGGCATCGGAGATCCGGGCACTCTTCGCGGTGGCGAGCAGGCCGGAGGTGGTATCCCTGGCGGGCGGGATGCCCCACCTGGCAGCACTGCCGCTGGACTCCCTCAGCGCGGAAGTGGCGGACGTGATCGCCACCGAGGGCCTGGTCGCCCTCCAGTACGGCAGCGCGCACGGCGTCCCCGAGTTGCGCGAGCAGATCTGCGAAGTGATGGCGCTGGAGGGCATCAACGCCCACCCGGACGACGTCGTGGTGACGGTCGGTTCCCAGATGGGGCTCGACATGGTCACCCGCATCTTCTGCGACCCCGGTGACGTGGTGCTGGCCGAGGGCCCCTCGTACGTGGGCGCGCTCGGGTCGTTCGCCGCCTACCAGGCGCAGGTCGTGCACGTCGGCATGGACGCGGACGGCCTGATGCCAGAGGCGTTGCGTGAGGCCATCGCGTCCGTCGAACGGGCCGGCCGGCGGATCAAGTTCCTCTACACGATCCCGAACTTCCACAACCCCGCCGGCGTGACGCTCGCCGTCCAGCGCCGGGCCGAGGTGCTGGACATCTGCCGCACGCACGGCATCCTCGTGGTCGAGGACAACCCGTACGGGCTGCTCGGCTTCGACGGCACCACGTACCCCGCGCTGCGGGCGAGCGACCCGGACAACGTGGTCTACCTCGGGTCGTTCTCCAAGACGTTCGCGGCGGGTCTGCGGGTCGGCTGGGTGCTGGCGCCGCACGCCGTGCGGGAGAAGCTGGTGCTGGCCGCCGAGTCCGCCACGCTGTGCCCGCCCACGCTCAACCAGCTGATCGTGTCGCGCTACCTGTCGACGCACGACTGGAAGGGCCAGATCAAGACCTACCGCGAGGCCTACCGGGAACGGCGTGACGCGGCGATCTCGTCGCTGGAGCAGCACATGCCGCTTGGTTCCACGTGGAACAAGCCGACTGGCGGGTTCTACGTGTGGGTCACCGTCCCGGAGGGCATCGACACCAAGGCGATGCTGCCGCGGGCGATTACCCAGCGCGTCGCGTACGCGTCCGGCACCGGCTTCTACGCCGACGGTCTCGGCAGCCGCCAGCTCCGGATCTCGTACTGCTACCCGACGCCCGAACGCATCCGCGAGGGTGTGCGGCGGCTGGCGAACGTCATCAAGGACGAGATCGAGCTGCACGAGACGTTCGGTCCCACGGTCGGCCGCGCGGTCTCCGGTCCGCACAGCCCATCGCCCGACACCGCGTGA
- a CDS encoding D-alanine--D-alanine ligase family protein: MSNRWVAVLSGGLSHEREVSLRSGRRLSAALRSAGLVVEEWDADRNLLTRLKEHRPDAVVVALHGGEGENGSVQTILELTGVPFVGTDSRACRRAWDKPTAKAELARAGLATPEWAVLPHATFRELGAQPVLDAMVERLGLPLMLKPDQGGSALGAQVVRDAADLPAAMVGCLAYGNTVLAERYVEGVEVAIAVVDGPDGPYALPPVEIVPENGVYDYTARYTAGLTDFHAPARLDEKAAQAVGELAVSAHRLLGLRDVSRTDAIVAADGTVYFLEVNVSPGLTETSLLPMAVEAAGESLGEIYAGLVERAVER, encoded by the coding sequence TTGTCCAACCGCTGGGTCGCAGTCCTGTCCGGGGGCCTTTCGCACGAGCGGGAGGTGTCGTTGCGATCCGGTCGCCGGCTGTCCGCCGCCCTCCGCTCGGCCGGTCTGGTCGTGGAGGAGTGGGACGCCGACCGCAACCTGCTCACGCGGCTCAAGGAACACCGGCCGGACGCCGTGGTGGTCGCGCTGCACGGCGGTGAGGGCGAGAACGGGTCGGTGCAGACGATCCTGGAGCTGACCGGCGTGCCGTTCGTCGGCACGGACTCGCGGGCGTGCCGACGGGCGTGGGACAAGCCGACCGCCAAGGCCGAGCTGGCGCGGGCAGGGCTGGCGACGCCGGAGTGGGCCGTGCTGCCGCACGCGACGTTCCGGGAGCTGGGCGCGCAGCCGGTGCTGGACGCGATGGTGGAACGGCTCGGGCTGCCGTTGATGCTCAAGCCGGACCAGGGCGGCTCGGCGCTGGGCGCCCAGGTGGTGCGTGACGCGGCCGACCTGCCGGCCGCGATGGTCGGCTGCCTGGCGTACGGGAACACCGTGCTCGCCGAGCGGTACGTGGAAGGCGTCGAAGTGGCCATCGCGGTGGTCGACGGTCCGGACGGGCCGTACGCCCTGCCGCCGGTGGAGATCGTGCCGGAGAACGGCGTCTACGACTACACCGCCCGGTACACCGCCGGCCTCACCGACTTCCACGCGCCGGCGCGGTTGGACGAGAAGGCGGCGCAGGCCGTCGGCGAACTCGCGGTGTCGGCGCACCGGCTGCTGGGTCTGCGCGACGTGTCGCGGACCGACGCGATCGTGGCGGCGGACGGCACGGTGTACTTCCTCGAAGTGAACGTGTCGCCCGGTTTGACCGAGACCTCGTTGCTGCCGATGGCGGTCGAGGCGGCGGGGGAGTCGCTCGGCGAGATCTACGCGGGGCTCGTGGAGCGCGCTGTCGAGCGTTAA